The DNA segment CCACCAAGTCCTTCTTTTTTCAATTGCGCTTCATCCCAAACTTTTACAGTGAGTTTGTATTCTTTTGCAATTTCTTTTGCTCTTGCAACAAAGTCATTGGGAGTGAAATAGTTGGCAGGAAGATGGGCAATATGACGAGCACCATTGACGTGTTTTGCGACCACCTTACTTTTGAATAGTCCAGCTTCTGCAAGTGAGATAACTGATTTGTCCTCAAATTTTAAGTAAACTGAACCAACTTTCTTTTTTTCTTTATCTTTTTTCTTTGTTTGTAAAACAGAAACAGGGTAACTACCAATAAACAAAGTATTGGCGATTTGGTAAGCAATTCTGTCTGCAGAAAACTTTTTTGAAAGAGCTTTAGGAATATGGATTTCTAAACCCATTCCATCATAGTTTAGGATTTTTTCTCCATACTTAAAAAAATGGGAAATCAGTTTCCTGAAACTTAGTTTATCTTTTTCACCTAAACCTAGATAAATGGTATGTTCTGATTCATCTCGGAACTCTTTTCCAAGATCCCCAGAAAATACTTTGGTTTCAATTTGAATGGGGAATTTTTTTCCGAGTTCTTCTTTTACATCTTCTTGGAAAATAGGAATGAGTTTATAAAAGTTACCAGATTTTGCATTACCGATTTGGATTTGGAGTGGAGAGATTTCGATTTTCATTTCCCTTGGATTTCCTGAATGTCTTTGATGATTTCTTCAACGTGTCCTTTTACCTTCACGCTGTCATAGATTTTTTTAATTTTGAGAGAACTATCAAGTAGGAAAGTTGATCGAACAATTCCCATTCCTTTACGACCCATAAATACTTTCTCTCGCCACACGCCGTAAGCTTCACAAATTTCACCAGTTTCATCAGAGATAAGATCAAAATTGAGTTCTTGTTTTTCGATGAACTTGGTATGAGACTTAGGATTGTCTTTGGAAATACCTACTACATTGTAGCCAAATTTTTTAAGACGAGCAAAGTTGTCTCGAAAGTCACATGCTTCAGTTGTGCAACCCGGAGTCATGTCCCTTGGGTAAAAATACACCACGATTCCATTTTTTCCTGTTAAATCGGCAAGTTTTACTTTTTCGCCGTTTTGATTGACACTTGTAAAATTGGGGGCTTTTTTTCCTACTTCCAACATAGATTTCTCTCCTAGTAAATTCATTCTTTTAGACAATTTTCAGTTGTCAATTTCGGAAAATCGTTCGATACTCTAAACATGGACTCCAAAGAAAGAGTACAGCTCATACGCGAAGGGAACACCGCTTTTAATGCTGGTGATATCCGCAAAGCTCGTGAACTCTTTCTAAAGACTGACTACAAAGATGGACTCATTCGTTTGGGTGACCATTTTATGTACGATCGTAAACTACCAATGCTTGCCTTTGGTTATTACAAAAAAGCAGGACGTCAAGACAAAGTCGATGAAATTTACCAACGTATGGTCTACGCACTTTCTGTTTGGTTAGGACGCGATAAATGGAAGAGTCCAAATTCTGCTAATCAATCAAACGAAGGGCAAATTAATGGTGATCAAACGCCTCAATCACCGCTGAATCCAGATGACTTTAGAGTTCATCCGATCCTAAAAGCAAAAGCACTTGAAATCCTTTCTTCCAAACATTAACAGGTTTGGATTCGTCTAAGGACTAAACATGATTGATAGTTTTACCTTACAAGCACTCGTTATCTCAACACTTATCATTTTTTCTATTTTATCGAGTAAACTTTTTTTCCGTTTTGGATTTCCTATCCTACTTATTTTTTTAACCTTTGGAATGTTAGCTGGTGCAGATGGTCCTGGAGGGATTGATTTTAGTGATTACAGTTTAGCCCAGTCCATTGGAATTTTTGCCTTAATTTATATTTTGTTTTTGGGTGGCCTCGAAAGTGAATGGGATAGTTTAAAAAATTTTTTATCAGTAGGGATTCGCCTTTCAATTATTGGAACTGTACTCACAGCACTCATTTTAGGAGTCCTTATCCATCTTTTGTTCCCTGTTCTTGGGTTTATGGAATCGTTTTTGCTCGGTTCCATCGTAAGTGCCACAGATGCTGCTTCCGTTTTTAATATCTTTAAAACTGGTTCTTCAGACCTACCTGTTCACTTAAAAAA comes from the Leptospira bouyouniensis genome and includes:
- the bcp gene encoding thioredoxin-dependent thiol peroxidase, which encodes MLEVGKKAPNFTSVNQNGEKVKLADLTGKNGIVVYFYPRDMTPGCTTEACDFRDNFARLKKFGYNVVGISKDNPKSHTKFIEKQELNFDLISDETGEICEAYGVWREKVFMGRKGMGIVRSTFLLDSSLKIKKIYDSVKVKGHVEEIIKDIQEIQGK